A genome region from Populus alba chromosome 3, ASM523922v2, whole genome shotgun sequence includes the following:
- the LOC118049120 gene encoding uncharacterized protein, which yields MEFTEAYKQTGPCCFSPNSRYIAVAVDYRLVIRDTLSFKVVQLFSCLDKISHVEWANDSEYILCGLYKRPMIQAWSLTQPEWTCKIDEGPAGIAYARWSPDSRHILTTSDFQLRLTVRSLLNTACVHVQGPKHGSKGVSFTKDGKFAAICTRRDCKDYVNLLSCHTWEIMGAFAVDTLDLADIEWSPDDSAIVIWDSPLEYKVLIYSPDGRCLSKYQAYESGLGVKSVSWSPCGQYLAVGSYDQMLRVLNHLTWKTFAEFMHLSTVRGPCCAAVFKEVDEPLHLNMSELCSSDEFLQGNSDVSEGHFRVMYEVTEVPISLPFQKPPADKPNPKQGIGLMSWSKDSRYIYTRNDSMPTALWIWDIHHLELAAILVQKDPIRAAAWDPTCSRLVLCTGSSHLYMWTPSGAYCVSNPLPQFNINDLKWNSDGSCLLLKDKDSFCCAAVPLMPESSEYSSDD from the exons ATGGAGTTTACTGAAGCTTATAAGCAGACGGGTCCTTGTTGTTTCTCTCCTAATTCCCGTTACATCGCTGTCGCTGTTGATTACCGTCTCGTGATTCGCGACACACTTTCTTTTAAG GTTGTGCAGTTGTTTTCATGCTTGGATAAAATAAGTCATGTAGAATGGGCAAATGATTCTGAGTACATCCTTTGTGGACTGTATAAAAGACCAATGATACAAGCATGGTCATTGACTCAACCTGAATGGACATGCAAAATAGATGAAGGTCCTGCTGGTATTGCTTATGCTAGATGGAGTCCCGACAGCCGTCACATACTTACCACTTCAGATTTTCAGTTGAGGCTAACAGTTCGGTCGCTTTTGAACACAGCATGTGTTCATGTCCAGGGACCAAAGCATGGCTCTAAAGGGGTTTCTTTTACTAAAGATGGGAAATTTGCTGCGATTTGTACAAGGCGTGATTGCAAGGATTATGTAAATCTACTGTCGTGTCATACATGGGAGATAATGGGTGCCTTTGCTGTTGATACGTTGGACTTAGCTGATATAGAGTGGTCACCAGATGATAGTGCTATTGTAATATGGGATTCACCACTTGAATACAAG GTTCTAATTTATTCCCCGGATGGGAGGTGCCTATCAAAGTACCAAGCATATGAAAGTGGGCTAGGTGTAAAAAGTGTTTCGTGGTCTCCTTGTGGCCAATATCTAGCCGTGGGTAGTTATGATCAGATGTTGCGGGTTCTGAATCACCTAACTTGGAAAACATTTGCTGAATTCATGCATCTATCAACTGTTCGTGGTCCTTGTTGTGCTGCTGTTTTCAAG GAGGTGGATGAGCCATTGCACCTCAATATGTCTGAGTTATGTTCGAGTGATGAATTTCTCCAAGGAAATTCTG ATGTTTCAGAAGGACACTTCAGAGTCATGTACGAGGTTACTGAAGTACCTATTAGTTTGCCTTTCCAGAAGCCTCCTGCAGACAAACCGAATCCTAAACAAGGCATTG GTCTTATGTCATGGAGTAAAGACAGCCGATACATTTATACACGTAATGATAGCATGCCCACTGCTCTGTGGATATGGGATATACACCATCTAGAGCTTGCTGCCATCTTGGTGCAGAAGGATCCCATACGTGCAGCAGCATGGGACCCAACATGCTCACGTCTTGTTCTCTGCACTGGTAGCTCTCACTTGTATATGTGGACCCCTTCAGGTGCTTACTGCGTGAGCAATCCACTACCACAGTTTAACATAAATGATTTGAAATGGAATTCAGATGGAAGCTGTCTTCTCCTCAAAGACAAGGACTCGTTCTGCTGTGCGGCTGTGCCCTTAATGCCAGAATCTAGTGAATATAGTTCAGATGATTGA